Proteins encoded together in one Panthera uncia isolate 11264 chromosome A2, Puncia_PCG_1.0, whole genome shotgun sequence window:
- the FAM237B gene encoding protein FAM237B gives MGFATRGRFYLPLGCMMLINLINADFEFQKGVLASISPGITEDIDFQCWNSCSLTLIDLKELKIQHNVDAFWNFMLFLQKSQRPRHYNVFLSIAQDFWDMYIDCLLSRSHGMGRRQVMPPKYNFPQNRR, from the coding sequence ATGGGTTTTGCCACAAGAGGACGGTTCTACCTACCACTGGGCTGCATGATGCTGATCAATCTGATTAATGCTGACTTTGAATTTCAAAAGGGGGTGCTTGCCAGTATCAGCCCAGGCATCACAGAAGATATTGATTTCCAATGCTGGAATTCTTGCTCTTTGACATTGATAGATCTCAAGGAACTCAAGATACAGCACAATGTGGACGCTTTCTGGAATTTCATGTTGTTTTTGCAAAAATCCCAGCGGCCTAGACATTATAATGTCTTCTTAAGCATAGCTCAGGATTTTTGGGACATGTATATAGACTGCTTGCTCTCACGATCTCAtggaatgggcagaagacaggtgATGCCTCCCAAGTATAATTTTCCGCAGAACAGGAGGTAA